From Erigeron canadensis isolate Cc75 chromosome 8, C_canadensis_v1, whole genome shotgun sequence, one genomic window encodes:
- the LOC122579816 gene encoding probable E3 ubiquitin-protein ligase ARI1 yields the protein MDLLSLREHYARTLLIHYRWDVAKVFEVYGNEGKDCLYKDACVMVHDDGDISSMPSTSAILCEICMEEVPFYKTTTMDCGHCFCNDCWREHFVVKINEGQGRRISCMAYKCDVICDEDKIRNSIRELDPALAKKFDQYLLESYIEDNKRVKWCPSVPHCGNAIRIENDDELCEVECVCGVQFCFSCSSEAHSPCSCEMWELWTMKNKDESETVNWLIANTRNCPKCLKPAEKNGGCNLVRCICKQAYCWKCGGATGTRHTWDSIEGHTCGRFMEDYLANKEHRRAKHWRYMHYYNHYKAHTDSLAAELSLKGKLQEKISKLTTAQPEIKDYTWVTNGANRLFRSRRLLSYSYPFAYYMFNDTFLSKEMTEENRTIKRNLFEDKQQQLEGNIEKLSHFLEKLFDEDSKDEVMESRQKIVTLSKITNVLCKNLYDCIDNDILLHLTTIINIAPYKSKGLDKAVELRQ from the exons ATGGACTTGCTGTCTTTGAGGGAACATTACGCGAGAACTCTACTTATACATTACAGGTGGGATGTTGCAAAAGTCTTTGAAGTATATGGGAACGAGGGAAAGGATTGTCTTTATAAAGATGCATGTGTAATGGTACATGATGATGGAGATATCTCTTCAATGCCGTCCACTTCTGCAATACTTTGTGAAATCTGCATGGAAGAAGTCCCTTTCTATAAGACGACCACAATGGATTGTGGCCATTGTTTTTGCAACGACT GTTGGAGAGAACACTTTGTAGTGAAGATAAATGAGGGTCAAGGTAGAAGGATCAGTTGCATGGCTTACAAATGTGATGTAATTTGTGATGAAGATAAAATTAGAAACAGTATACGTGAATTGGATCCCGCTTTAGCAAAAAAGTTTGATCAGTACCTATTAGAATCGTACATTGAAGATAATAAAAGGGTAAAGTGGTGTCCAAGTGTTCCACATTGTGGAAATGCCATTCGTATCGAGAATGATGATGAGTTATGTGAAGTTGAATGTGTGTGTGGTGTTCAGTTTTGTTTTAGTTGCTCTTCAGAAGCACATTCCCCTTGTTCTTGCGAAATGTGGGAGCTTTGGACCATGAAAAACAAGGATGAATCAGAAACAGTTAATTGGCTGATAGCCAATACAAGGAATTGTCCCAAATGCCTTAAGCCAGCTGAAAAGAATGGAGGATGCAACCTTGTCCGCTGTATATGTAAACAAGCATATTG TTGGAAATGTGGCGGGGCAACTGGCACTCGGCATACATGGGACAGTATAGAAGGCCACACCTGTGGACGTTTCATGGAAGACTATTTGGCCAATAAAGAACATCGAAGAGCAAAACATTGGCGTTACATGCATTATTATAATCATTATAAAGCTCATACAGATTCGTTGGCAGCAGAATTATCTCTAAAAGGAAAATTACAGGAGAAGATATCAAAGTTAACAACTGCACAACCGGAAATCAAGGATTACACATGGGTGACAAATGGAGCCAATAGGCTCTTTAGGTCAAGACGTTTGCTTTCTTATTCTTACCCATTTGCTTACTATATGTTTAATGACACCTTTCTCAGTAAAGAGATGACAGAAGAAAATAGGACTATCAAGAGAAACTTGTTTGAGGACAAGCAGCAACAGCTTGAGGGAAATATTGAGAaactttcacactttttagaGAAACTATTTGACGAGGACTCTAAAGATGAAGTTATGGAATCAAGACAGAAAATCGTCACTCTCTCTAAGATTACCAATGTCCTCTGCAAGAATTT GTATGACTGCATTGACAACGATATACTGCTGCATTTGACAACAATAATTAACATTGCACCTTATAAATCGAAGGGCTTAGACAAGGCTGTGGAGCTTCGTCAATGA
- the LOC122580454 gene encoding protein JINGUBANG-like has translation MREKGSSTLSDPDISCTSSDIGEEYSSRHSEFSGCGHQRTSAEGSPMMKSPWNQGIPWSISNLDDPNFPMNGLVGSLVREEGHIYSLAASGDLLYTGSDSRNIRVWKDLSEFSAFKSNSGLVKAILIYGEKIFTGHQDGKVRVWKASSRNPRHYCRVGTFPSFFAILKCSVRPKNYVEVKRKHTAVWIKHCDAISCLSMNEEVGLLYSGSWDRTFKVWKISTSRCIESVKAHDDTVNSVISTVEGFVFTGSADGSVKVWKRVRKGKRSIKHIYVKTLLNQDSAVTALAVPNTGSFVYCGTSDGIVNFWEQETQFAHSGVLNGHKLAILCLEAAGNLVFSGSADKMICVWKREGIKHTCLSVLTGHSGPVKCLAVVREMESSIAQRWKVYSGSLDKSVKVWSVSELAPAIQQIDVVQNGNVFPIPSAKF, from the coding sequence ATGAGAGAAAAAGGATCAAGCACCCTTTCTGATCCTGACATCTCATGCACATCATCTGACATAGGCGAGGAATACAGCAGCCGGCATAGTGAATTCTCCGGGTGTGGGCACCAGCGTACAAGCGCTGAGGGTTCACCGATGATGAAGTCACCCTGGAACCAGGGTATACCGTGGTCCATATCCAACCTGGATGACCCGAATTTTCCAATGAATGGGCTTGTTGGTTCCTTGGTACGAGAAGAAGGGCATATTTATTCACTTGCAGCCTCTGGTGACCTCCTTTACACGGGATCTGACAGCAGAAATATTCGTGTATGGAAGGACCTGAGCGAGTTCTCAGCCTTCAAATCCAATAGCGGGTTAGTAAAGGCGATTCTAATATATGGTGAAAAGATTTTTACAGGTCATCAAGATGGGAAGGTCAGGGTCTGGAAAGCAAGTTCCAGAAACCCGAGACATTATTGTCGTGTAGGCACATTCCCATCATTCTTTGCCATCCTAAAGTGTTCCGTGAGGCCAAAAAATTACGTTGAGGTGAAACGTAAGCACACTGCAGTTTGGATCAAACATTGTGATGCAATCTCGTGCCTTAGCATGAACGAAGAAGTTGGTTTACTTTATTCAGGTTCATGGGATAGGACATTTAAAGTATGGAAAATATCAACTTCAAGATGTATAGAATCCGTGAAGGCCCATGATGATACAGTTAACTCCGTCATTTCAACCGTTGAAGGATTTGTTTTCACCGGATCTGCAGACGGGTCAGTAAAGGTCTGGAAGCGTGTAAGAAAAGGAAAGAGGTCTATAAAGCACATATATGTAAAAACGTTATTAAATCAAGACAGTGCAGTAACGGCATTGGCAGTACCAAACACAGGCTCTTTTGTCTATTGTGGTACCTCGGACGGAATAGTTAATTTCTGGGAACAAGAAACGCAGTTTGCACACAGTGGTGTCCTTAATGGACACAAATTGGCGATTCTGTGTCTTGAAGCTGCTGGAAATTTGGTGTTCAGTGGATCAGCTGATAAAATGATATGTGTGTGGAAAAGGGAGGGCATTAAGCACACATGTTTGTCGGTGCTTACGGGCCACTCTGGTCCCGTGAAGTGCCTGGCGGTGGTTAGGGAAATGGAGTCAAGCATTGCCCAGAGATGGAAAGTTTACAGTGGCAGTTTGGATAAATCTGTGAAAGTATGGAGTGTTTCAGAGTTGGCACCTGCCATACAACAAATTGATGTCGTGCAGAATGGAAATGTTTTTCCAATACCCTCTGCCAAATTTTGA
- the LOC122580050 gene encoding cytochrome P450 CYP82D47-like encodes MDLPLSFILPVATIFCLLVFGHLAWIKAQVNSSNYRKGKKVPEAAGSWPIIGHLHLLAGSQVHHKLLGSMADKFGPIFTIKLGVHPVLVVSNSVMAKECLTTNDRVFASRPKAMASELIGYNYASFGIAPYGPYWREIRKITVVELLSHQSLKMIAHIQVSEVKSSISDMYRNCKRNERSSEMMTKVDMKEWFGNLMLNIVVRMIFGIRASHGDQNEDQYKKAIRLIFVLFGAFVPSDAIPELRWLDIGGYEKTMKKTAIEMDAMIDGWLEEHKKMLSNKQQVKESTDRGFMAMLLSRFEEQEKDLYGFSTDVIVKSTCMALLLAGTDTTSATLTWTLSLLVKNPLVLQKSQKELEKYVGKDRFVEESDLKNLVYLQAIIKETMRLYPAIPLSLPHVSTDDCIVGGYTVPKGTRLLVNIWKIQHDPEVWTDPFEFQPERFLTSNKEIDVKGKHFELIPFSSGRRICPGITFSLEAMQLILANIIHGFEFQNPSNDKIDLTESLGLSNVKASSLELFVSPRLSPHVYEVST; translated from the exons ATGGATTTACCTCTATCTTTCATATTACCGGTAGCTACCATATTCTGTTTACTGGTCTTTGGTCATCTGGCATGGATAAAAGCTCAAGTTAATAGCAGCAATTACAGGAAGGGAAAAAAAGTACCGGAAGCTGCGGGGTCATGGCCGATAATTGGTCACTTGCATCTTCTAGCTGGTTCTCAAGTGCATCACAAACTGTTGGGGTCTATGGCTGACAAGTTTGGACCCATTTTCACTATAAAGCTTGGTGTTCATCCTGTTTTAGTTGTTAGCAATTCAGTGATGGCCAAAGAGTGCTTGACTACGAATGACAGAGTTTTTGCTAGCCGACCAAAAGCCATGGCAAGCGAGCTCATTGGCTACAACTATGCCTCATTTGGCATCGCCCCATATGGTCCATACTGGCGTGAGATACGCAAGATAACTGTGGTTGAACTGCTGTCTCACCAAAGTCTCAAAATGATTGCACATATCCAAGTATCTGAAGTGAAGTCATCCATATCAGACATGTATAGAAATTGTAAGAGAAATGAACGGTCTTCTGAAATGATGACAAAAGTTGATATGAAAGAATGGTTTGGAAACTTGATGCTGAACATTGTTGTGAGAATGATATTTGGCATCCGTGCTTCCCATGGTGACCAAAATGAAGATCAATACAAGAAGGCTATTAGGCTGATTTTTGTACTATTTGGTGCGTTTGTGCCATCCGATGCCATTCCTGAGTTGAGGTGGTTGGATATAGGAGGATATGAGAAGACCATGAAGAAGACAGCAATCGAAATGGATGCTATGATCGATGGATGGTTAGAAGAGCACAAAAAGATGCTTAGTAATAAGCAGCAGGTAAAGGAGAGCACAGACCGAGGTTTCATGGCCATGTTGTTATCCCGTTTTGAAGAACAAGAAAAGGATCTTTATGGATTCAGCACTGATGTGATTGTGAAATCAACATGCATG GCATTGTTACTAGCAGGCACTGACACCACAAGTGCGACTTTAACATGGACATTATCTTTACTAGTCAAGAATCCTCTGGTTTTGCAAAAATCACAAAAAGAGCTCGAAAAATATGTGGGAAAAGATAGATTTGTCGAGGAGTCGGATCTAAAGAACTTGGTCTATCTTCAAGCAATTATAAAAGAAACGATGCGACTTTATCCTGCAATACCACTTTCTCTTCCTCACGTTTCCACCGACGACTGCATTGTCGGTGGCTACACTGTCCCTAAAGGGACTCGCCTTTTGGTAAATATATGGAAAATTCAGCATGATCCTGAAGTATGGACTGATCCCTTTGAATTCCAACCAGAAAGATTCTTGACAAGCAATAAGGAAATCGATGTCAAGGGTAAACATTTCGAGTTAATTCCCTTTAGCAGTGGTAGAAGAATATGCCCCGGAATCACTTTTTCTCTTGAGGCAATGCAGTTAATATTGGCCAATATAATACATGGATTTGAGTTCCAAAATCCATCAAATGATAAGATTGACCTGACTGAAAGCCTTGGATTGTCAAATGTCAAAGCTTCTTCGCTTGAGCTCTTTGTTTCTCCAAGACTATCCCCACATGTGTATGAAGTGTCCACCTAG
- the LOC122610612 gene encoding uncharacterized protein LOC122610612, which translates to MGISWGRSVTTSSSTMHHEEAGLFHHDMRGMLNDLFHPEIGGNRVENDGTNLDNGQDAQNSGRAVEADGNNNDNGQEAQHGGREFDDIVKEAEEQVYPNSKYNKLSCVVHLFHLKCLNGWSNKSFSMLLEFLADLLPEKSLLPKTSQKVKKMLANLGLGYIKIDSCPSGCMLFWEENEKDESCSSCGASRWKVSQDNFESEPSPPKKKATNILRWFPLKPRLQRLFMSSKTASLMKWHHVDRVKDGKLRHPADTLVWKDFDQKYPEFARDPRNVRLTLASDGFNPFRTMNVVHSIWPVFLIPYNLPPRLVMKQPNIILSLIVPGPKGPGNKIDVYMQPLLRELKELWLDGVETYDASTKQNFQLKAALLSTISDFPGYASLSGWSTKGELACPSCGFNTNSEWLIHGRKWCYMCHRRWLSIDHNWRRDTRSFIEKGESRETPVPPSGEEVLQQMGDVEFLVDNPHGGPWKKKSIFFMLPYWENLLLRHNLDVMHIEKNVCDNIVGTLLGQEGKSKDNYKARLDLQRLGIRKELHPKKRPRSGVVFIPKACYQMTHMKKTAFLKTLKLIKPPDEFSSNISRCVQLQDRKLIGLKSYDCHMLMQEYLPIALRGTLPVHVSSVITELCDFFKIICYKDLCEVDLLFLESKISLTLCKMEKIFPPSFFTVMVHLVIHLVSEVKLGGPLAFRWMYPIERAHPEGSIAEGYLGKESLTFCSRYLTGVEIVFTREIRNDDEGQQNAIEELNNLCPGRPLGRKSDDGLPARKRRRFTNSDIDEKSLAQAHRYVLFNVESITPFRE; encoded by the exons ATGGGTATATCATGGGGAAGAAGCGTAACTACATCATCAAGTACAATGCATCATGAAGAAGCAGGGTTGTTTCACCATGACATGCGGGGGATGTTAAATGATCTTTTTCATCCCGAAATAGGTGGAAATAGAGTAGAGAATGATGGTACTAATCTGGATAACGGTCAAGATGCACAAAATAGTGGGCGTGCTGTAGAGGCAGAtggtaataataatgataacggTCAAGAGGCACAACATGGTGGAAGGGAATTTGATGATATAGTTAAAGAAGCTGAAGAACAAGTTTATCCAAATTCAAAATACAATAAGTTATCATGCGTGGTGCATTTGTTCCATTTAAAGTGTCTAAATGGATGGAGTAACAAATCTTTCTCTATGCTATTAGAGTTTTTAGCAGATTTGTTACCTGAAAAAAGTTTATTGCCTAAAACCtcacaaaaagtaaaaaaaatgttggcAAACTTAGGACTAGGATACATAAAAATCGACTCATGTCCTAGCGGTTGCATGTTGTTTTGGGAGGAGAATGAGAAAGATGAAAGTTGCTCTAGTTGTGGGGCGTCTAGATGGAAGGTGTCTCAAGATAATTTTGAGTCTGAACCAAGTCCGCCAAAGAAGAAGGCAACAAATATTTTAAGATGGTTTCCTTTAAAGCCTAGACTTCAAAGGTTGTTTATGTCATCAAAGACAGCCAGCCTTATGAAGTGGCATCACGTGGATCGCGTGAAAGATGGGAAACTAAGACATCCTGCTGATACATTAGTTTGGAAAGATTTTGATCAAAAGTATCCTGAATTTGCAAGAGATCCTCGTAATGTCCGGTTAACTCTAGCAAGTGATGGATTCAACCCGTTCAGGACAATGAATGTGGTGCACAGTATTTGGCCTGTTTTTCTTATTCCGTACAACTTGCCTCCACGGTTGGTTATGAAACAACCTAACATCATTCTTTCATTGATTGTTCCTGGTCCTAAAGGTCCCGGAAACAAGATAGATGTGTACATGCAACCACTTTTAAGAGAATTAAAAGAGTTGTGGCTGGATGGAGTTGAGACTTATGATGCTTCCACAAAACAGAACTTTCAGTTAAAGGCGGCTCTTCTTTCAACAATATCTGACTTCCCGGGTTATGCTAGCTTATCTGGGTGGAGCACTAAAGGAGAACTTGCGTGTCCTTCATGTGGTTTCAATACCAACTCCGAGTGGCTAATTCATGGGAGAAAGTGGTGTTATATGTGTCATAGGAGATGGCTTTCAATCGACCATAATTGGCGAAGAGACACTAGATCCTTTATTGAAAAGGGGGAATCAAGAGAGACTCCTGTTCCTCCTTCTGGGGAAGAGGTTCTACAGCAAATGGGAGATGTTGAGTTTCTGGTAGACAATCCTCATGGCGGTCcatggaaaaagaaaagtatattttttatgcTGCCATATTGGGAGAATTTATTGTTGCGTCACAATCTTGATGTGATGCACatagaaaaaaatgtttgtgacAACATTGTAGGGACTTTATTAGGACAAGAAGGGAAGTCAAAAGACAACTATAAAGCAAGACTTGACTTGCAACGTTTGGGTATCAGAAAAGAATTACATCCAAAGAAACGACCTAGAAGTGGTGTTGTTTTTATACCAAAAGCATGTTACCAAATGACCCACATGAAGAAAACtgcttttttaaaaactttgaaGTTAATTAAACCTCCTGAtgaattttcatcaaatatctCTCGGTGTGTGCAACTACAAGATCGTAAACTGATTGGATTGAAAAGCTATGATTGCCATATGCTAATGCAAGAGTATTTGCCCATTGCATTACGTGGAACCTTGCCGGTTCATGTAAGCTCAGTAATAACTGAGTTATGTGATTTCTTTAAGATTATATGCTACAAAGATTTATGTGAAGTTGATCTCCTATTTCTCGAGTCTAAGATTTCTCTCACTCTATGCAAGATGGAGAAAATCTTCCCTCCTTCTTTCTTTACTGTAATGGTTCATTTGGTCATCCACTTAGTTAGTGAGGTTAAACTCGGCGGTCCTCTTGCTTTTCGTTGGATGTACCCTATCGAAAG AGCTCATCCTGAAGGTTCAATTGCTGAAGGATATTTAGGAAAAGAAAGTCTGACTTTTTGTTCTAGATATCTTACGGGGGTAGAAATTGTTTTTACTAGAGAAATAAGGAATGATGATGAAGGTCAGCAAAATGCGATTGAAGAATTAAACAATCTTTGCCCTGGTCGACCACTAGGACGAAAATCAGATGATGGGTTACCAGCTCGGAAAAGGAGAAGATTCACAAATTCTGACATCGATGAGAAATCACTAGCTCAAGCACATCGTTATGTTCTTTTTAATGTTGAGTCAATTACGCCTTTTCGAGAGTAA
- the LOC122579825 gene encoding cytochrome P450 CYP82D47-like: MDLPLSFIFSVATIFGLLVFGYLAWIKARANSSNNGKGKKVPEAVGSWPIIGHLHLLAGSQVHHKLLGSMADKFGPIFTIKLGVHPVLIVSNSAMAKQCLTTNDRVFASRPKTMASEILGYNYATFGVAPYGPYWREIRKIILLELMSHQSRKMFAHIRVSEVKSSISDMYKTCKRDEGSSEMMTKVEMKEWFGNLMLDIVVRMIFGVRFSHGQQNEDEYKKAIRRVFVLFGASVPSDAIPGLRWLDIGGYEKTMKKTAIEIDAMIDGWLEGHKKMLGFKEQANESTDRGFMAILLSRLQERKEDLYGFSTDVVVKSTCMALLLAGTDTTSSTLTWALSLLVNNPHVLEKCQKELEKYVGKDRFVEESDLKNLVYLQAIIKETMRLYPAAPLSLPHVSTDDCVVGGYSVPKGTRLMVNLWKIHHDPEVWTDPFEFQPERFLTSNKEIDVKGKHFELIPFSSGRRICPGITFALEAIQLILANMIHGFEFQNPSNDKIDMTESPGLSNVKASSLELLVSPRLPPHVYRVSI, translated from the exons ATGGATTTACCTCTATCTTTCATATTCTCGGTAGCCACCATATTCGGTTTACTGGTCTTTGGTTATCTGGCATGGATAAAAGCTCGAGCCAATAGCAGCAATAACGGAAAGGGAAAGAAAGTACCAGAAGCTGTGGGGTCATGGCCGATAATTGGTCACTTGCATCTTTTAGCTGGTTCTCAAGTGCATCACAAACTGTTGGGGTCTATGGCTGACAAGTTTGGACCCATTTTCACTATAAAGCTTGGTGTTCATCCTGTTTTAATAGTTAGCAATTCAGCAATGGCCAAACAGTGCTTAACTACGAACGACAGAGTTTTTGCTAGTCGACCAAAAACTATGGCAAGCGAAATCCTCGGCTACAACTATGCTACATTTGGCGTTGCCCCATATGGTCCATACTGGCGTGAGATACGCAAGATAATTTTGCTTGAACTGATGTCTCATCAAAGTCGTAAAATGTTTGCACATATCCGAGTATCTGAAGTGAAGTCATCCATATCAGACATGTATAAAACTTGTAAAAGAGATGAGGGGTCTTCTGAAATGATGACAAAAGTTGAAATGAAAGAATGGTTTGGAAACTTGATGCTGGACATTGTTGTGAGGATGATATTTGGCGTCCGTTTTTCCCATGGTCAACAAAATGAAGATGAATACAAGAAGGCCATTAGGAGGGTTTTTGTACTATTTGGTGCGTCTGTGCCATCCGATGCCATCCCTGGGTTAAGGTGGTTAGATATTGGAGGATATGAGAAGACGATGAAGAAGACAGCAATCGAGATTGATGCTATGATCGATGGGTGGTTAGAAGGGCACAAAAAGATGCTTGGTTTTAAGGAGCAGGCAAACGAGAGCACAGACCGAGGCTTCATGGCCATCTTGTTATCTCGTCTTCAAGAACGAAAAGAGGATCTTTATGGATTCAGCACTGATGTGGTTGTGAAATCCACATGCATG GCATTGTTACTAGCAGGCACTGACACGACAAGTTCAACTCTAACATGGGCATTATCTTTACTAGTTAACAATCCTCATGTGTTGGAAAAATGTCAAAAAGAGCTCGAAAAATATGTGGGAAAGGATAGATTTGTTGAGGAGTCGGATTTGAAGAACTTGGTCTATCTTCAAGCAATCATAAAAGAAACGATGCGACTTTATCCAGCTGCACCACTTTCTCTTCCTCATGTTTCCACTGATGACTGCGTTGTCGGTGGCTACTCTGTCCCTAAAGGGACTCGCCTTATGGTAAATCTATGGAAAATTCATCATGATCCTGAAGTATGGACTGATCCCTTTGAATTCCAACCGGAAAGATTCTTGACAAGCAACAAGGAAATTGATGTCAAGGGTAAGCATTTCGAGTTGATCCCTTTTAGCAGTGGTAGAAGAATATGCCCCGGAATCACTTTTGCTCTTGAAGCAATACAGTTGATATTGGCCAACATGATACATGGATTTGAGTTCCAAAATCCATCAAATGATAAGATTGACATGACTGAAAGCCCTGGATTGTCAAATGTCAAAGCTTCTTCGCTTGAGCTCCTTGTTTCTCCAAGACTGCCCCCACATGTGTATCGAGTGTCAATTTAG